From a single Planococcus shenhongbingii genomic region:
- a CDS encoding sulfite exporter TauE/SafE family protein yields the protein MEFVLIAIVGLLSGIVGALIGLGGGVILVPSMLFLGTAFTFFPELTPQKIVGLSVIMMIFTGLSSTLSYMKVKTVDYKSAFIFFIGSVPGTIIGAFVNKGLDLPSFNLYFGILLVFLSVLLLVRNRLKKVQWFVNNGRKIKFKDSMNQEYVYGYPVWAALLLTFAVGFASGLFGIGGGSIMVPAMILLFLFPPHVAVGTSMFMVFLSSIVNSITHMSLGNVPWIYTLAVVPGAYIGAKVGAALNKKLKSETLVAILRIALLLLGLRSIYEGLFSS from the coding sequence ATGGAATTTGTATTAATCGCGATTGTTGGCTTACTGTCAGGAATCGTCGGTGCTTTAATCGGCTTAGGCGGTGGCGTTATCTTAGTTCCGTCTATGCTTTTTCTCGGAACAGCTTTTACTTTTTTCCCGGAATTGACCCCGCAGAAAATTGTCGGGCTATCCGTGATCATGATGATTTTTACTGGATTGTCTTCAACTCTTTCTTATATGAAAGTAAAAACGGTCGATTATAAGAGCGCCTTTATCTTTTTTATTGGCAGTGTACCTGGAACCATTATTGGGGCATTTGTAAATAAAGGATTGGATTTGCCTTCCTTTAACTTATATTTTGGCATCTTACTGGTATTTCTTTCCGTATTACTGTTGGTCCGGAACCGGTTGAAAAAAGTGCAATGGTTTGTTAATAATGGCAGAAAAATAAAGTTCAAAGACTCTATGAACCAAGAATATGTGTATGGTTATCCCGTGTGGGCCGCTCTATTGCTGACTTTCGCAGTAGGCTTTGCTTCCGGTTTGTTTGGTATCGGTGGCGGATCAATTATGGTGCCAGCCATGATTTTACTATTTTTGTTTCCACCGCATGTTGCCGTCGGAACCTCAATGTTCATGGTCTTTTTATCATCGATTGTAAACTCCATCACCCATATGTCTCTTGGCAATGTTCCCTGGATCTATACATTGGCGGTAGTGCCAGGGGCTTATATAGGAGCGAAGGTAGGGGCGGCGTTAAACAAAAAACTGAAATCAGAGACGCTAGTAGCTATCTTGCGGATTGCTTTGTTATTATTGGGACTGCGTTCAATTTACGAAGGATTATTTAGTTCTTAA
- a CDS encoding sodium-dependent transporter — MERSQWGTRAGFVMAAIGSAVGLGNIWRFPYVAYENGGGAFFIPYLFALLTAGIPILIMEFTIGQKFRGSAPLSFFRMSGKKLEWLGWWAVFVSFVISCYYAVIIAWAIRYTIFSFNLAWGTDTEGFLFNEFLQLTVQPGQTGGIVWGVFIPLAFTWIITLGILFAGVKKGIELANRIFIPTLVVIFLIVVIRAVTLDGALMGLDAFFKPNIEELMNPAVWVAAYGHIFFSLSVAFAIMITYASYLPKKSDLTNNAFITGFANSAFELLAGIGIFAALGFMANQQGVAVADVATAGVGLAFVVFPQIINEFPGFNGFFGALFFLSLTLAGLTSLISITETYVAGVSEKFGITRNKSLAFGGGLAALISILFATQGGLYFLDVVDYFINQFGVAFIGLVEVILVVWVFRKADMLRDHANGISDIRLGGWWKFCLGIVTPIVLGYMMFGLFRVNILKQFDTDNGNYEGYSNMFIMSAGVTVAAAAIILGVLASFGKWHKDYAEFKEEK; from the coding sequence ATGGAACGTTCGCAATGGGGTACGCGAGCCGGTTTTGTCATGGCGGCAATCGGTTCCGCGGTAGGACTAGGAAACATTTGGCGTTTTCCATACGTCGCTTATGAAAATGGTGGAGGAGCATTTTTTATACCGTACTTATTCGCACTGCTAACTGCAGGAATCCCAATTTTAATTATGGAATTCACCATTGGACAAAAGTTTCGTGGATCAGCGCCATTGTCATTCTTTAGAATGAGCGGAAAAAAATTAGAATGGCTTGGATGGTGGGCGGTTTTTGTATCGTTTGTAATATCTTGTTATTATGCCGTAATCATTGCATGGGCAATTCGCTATACCATTTTCTCGTTCAATCTAGCATGGGGAACAGATACAGAAGGATTCTTATTTAATGAATTTTTACAATTAACCGTGCAGCCTGGACAAACGGGCGGAATTGTATGGGGAGTCTTTATTCCACTAGCGTTTACTTGGATTATTACTCTTGGGATTTTGTTTGCCGGTGTCAAAAAGGGGATTGAACTGGCAAACCGCATCTTTATTCCGACGCTTGTTGTCATTTTCTTGATTGTCGTAATACGTGCTGTAACTTTGGACGGCGCATTGATGGGGCTTGATGCTTTCTTCAAACCGAACATTGAAGAGCTTATGAACCCAGCTGTTTGGGTCGCTGCCTACGGCCATATTTTCTTTAGTTTATCAGTAGCATTTGCCATCATGATTACTTACGCAAGTTACCTTCCGAAAAAATCAGATTTAACCAATAATGCTTTTATTACTGGATTTGCCAACTCGGCATTCGAGTTGCTTGCCGGTATTGGGATATTTGCGGCTCTAGGGTTCATGGCAAACCAGCAAGGAGTGGCGGTTGCCGATGTAGCTACGGCTGGTGTCGGTTTAGCGTTCGTTGTATTCCCGCAGATCATCAATGAATTCCCAGGATTTAATGGCTTTTTTGGAGCACTTTTCTTCCTATCATTAACGCTTGCCGGGTTGACTTCATTGATTTCAATAACAGAAACGTATGTTGCCGGCGTTTCAGAAAAATTTGGCATTACCCGGAACAAATCTTTAGCTTTCGGCGGAGGTTTGGCTGCTTTGATTTCGATTTTGTTTGCTACTCAAGGCGGTCTGTACTTCCTTGATGTAGTCGATTACTTTATCAATCAGTTTGGTGTAGCTTTCATTGGTTTAGTGGAAGTGATCTTAGTGGTGTGGGTATTCCGAAAAGCGGATATGCTGCGTGACCACGCCAATGGCATTTCTGATATCCGCCTTGGCGGCTGGTGGAAATTCTGCTTAGGCATTGTGACACCAATCGTGTTAGGTTACATGATGTTCGGTTTGTTTAGAGTGAACATTCTAAAACAATTCGATACAGACAATGGAAACTATGAAGGCTATTCCAATATGTTTATCATGTCGGCTGGAGTAACAGTAGCTGCAGCGGCCATCATCTTAGGCGTTTTGGCTTCTTTTGGAAAATGGCATAAAGATTACGCAGAATTTAAAGAAGAAAAATAA
- a CDS encoding methionine/alanine import family NSS transporter small subunit, whose amino-acid sequence MSTSAIVVMIIGMVIIWGGLVASIIHAVSKSRANKARGNA is encoded by the coding sequence ATGTCAACAAGCGCAATCGTAGTAATGATTATCGGAATGGTCATCATTTGGGGCGGATTAGTAGCAAGCATCATTCATGCCGTCAGCAAAAGCAGAGCAAATAAAGCAAGAGGAAACGCTTAA
- the sufU gene encoding Fe-S cluster assembly sulfur transfer protein SufU: MSFNNLDQLYRQVIMDHYKTPRNKGALESNSVNIEMNNPTCGDRIQLTLQVEDNIVKDAKFDGEGCSISMASASMMTQAVKGQDVDTALKLSHIFSDMMLGKEYDDSIDLGDIEALQGVSQFPARIKCATLAWKAMEKGVQSEEKS, from the coding sequence ATGTCTTTTAATAATTTGGATCAACTTTACCGCCAAGTCATAATGGACCACTATAAAACACCGCGCAACAAAGGTGCACTTGAATCAAACAGTGTCAATATAGAAATGAATAACCCTACTTGCGGAGACCGCATTCAGCTGACCCTTCAAGTCGAAGACAATATTGTCAAAGACGCGAAGTTTGATGGGGAAGGCTGTTCAATCTCCATGGCATCAGCTTCCATGATGACACAAGCAGTTAAAGGGCAAGATGTAGATACGGCGTTAAAACTTTCACATATCTTTTCGGATATGATGCTGGGAAAAGAGTACGATGATTCAATTGATTTAGGGGATATTGAGGCATTACAAGGTGTCTCCCAGTTCCCAGCTCGTATTAAGTGTGCTACTCTTGCATGGAAAGCCATGGAAAAAGGCGTGCAAAGCGAAGAAAAATCGTAA
- a CDS encoding bifunctional metallophosphatase/5'-nucleotidase, translating to MGETIHIYHTNDLHSHFSNWPRIKNLLSERKRWHQEEGDVCLILDIGDHVDRSHPYTEGTAGKGNVELLNDAEYDAVTIGNNEGITLSKKELEELYVQADFDVIVANLYEPDGKRPEWAKPYQLLKTQGGLTIGLVGATAEFTPFYKRLGWTITDAKDAIIEAVEAIKDEVDLIVCLSHLGVKEDEYLAELCPEIDVILGAHTHHIFHEGKMIGDTLLGAAGKFGMYIGHVTIEPAIHEKKAELIETSSLRGSDEDFNDMLIEQGKSQLNEPVFYNEDELKAEWFKDSQLAELFGEALLEFSGADCAIFNAGLFMEDMPVGETTRYDFHKMLPHPINPCLISLTGAELKEIYQQSLNAEWPNIELKGMGFRGAVFGNIIRINLEMKNHQLFIGGKLAGHNETFQLVTLDMFTFGYFFPSLKRAPKKYFMPEFLRDVFSQYFRSKAVK from the coding sequence ATGGGTGAAACCATTCATATTTATCATACAAACGATTTGCATAGCCATTTTTCCAATTGGCCTCGCATCAAGAATTTATTGAGTGAACGAAAACGGTGGCATCAGGAAGAAGGAGATGTTTGTTTAATCCTTGATATTGGGGACCATGTTGACCGGTCTCATCCATACACTGAAGGGACTGCCGGAAAAGGCAACGTAGAGTTATTAAATGATGCTGAATACGATGCTGTGACAATAGGCAATAATGAAGGCATAACGCTGTCAAAAAAAGAATTGGAAGAATTATATGTGCAAGCGGATTTCGATGTGATTGTAGCTAATCTATATGAGCCGGATGGCAAACGCCCCGAATGGGCAAAACCTTACCAGCTGCTGAAAACTCAAGGAGGCTTAACGATTGGACTGGTCGGAGCAACCGCTGAGTTTACCCCTTTCTATAAACGGCTGGGATGGACAATCACTGATGCCAAGGATGCCATTATAGAGGCTGTAGAAGCCATTAAAGATGAAGTGGATCTAATTGTCTGCCTTTCTCATCTTGGCGTGAAAGAAGATGAGTATTTGGCGGAACTATGCCCGGAAATTGATGTGATTCTGGGAGCACATACGCATCACATTTTTCATGAAGGAAAAATGATCGGGGATACATTGCTCGGGGCGGCTGGCAAATTTGGCATGTATATTGGCCATGTAACGATTGAACCGGCCATTCATGAGAAAAAAGCCGAATTGATTGAAACGTCTTCGCTTCGTGGATCAGATGAAGACTTTAATGACATGCTCATCGAGCAAGGGAAATCACAATTGAATGAACCGGTCTTTTACAATGAAGATGAACTGAAAGCGGAATGGTTTAAAGATTCCCAGCTGGCTGAACTGTTCGGAGAAGCGCTGCTGGAATTCTCTGGAGCTGATTGCGCCATCTTCAATGCAGGATTATTTATGGAAGACATGCCGGTCGGGGAAACGACCCGTTATGATTTCCATAAAATGCTGCCTCATCCGATTAATCCATGCCTCATCAGTCTGACTGGCGCTGAATTGAAAGAAATCTACCAGCAGTCATTAAATGCGGAATGGCCCAATATTGAGTTGAAAGGCATGGGATTCCGGGGAGCGGTATTTGGCAATATCATCCGCATCAATCTGGAAATGAAAAACCATCAATTGTTTATTGGCGGAAAGTTGGCAGGACATAATGAAACTTTTCAGCTGGTCACATTGGACATGTTCACATTCGGATACTTTTTCCCGTCACTGAAACGCGCTCCAAAAAAGTATTTCATGCCGGAATTCTTGCGGGATGTCTTCAGCCAATATTTTCGCAGCAAAGCCGTTAAATGA
- the sufB gene encoding Fe-S cluster assembly protein SufB: MAKKMPEIGDYKYGFHDKDVSVFRSKRGLTEEIVREISNIKEEPEWMLKSRLKALKLFYSMPMPQWGGDLNSLNFDEITYYVKPSEASQTSWDEVPEEIKATFDKLGIPEAEQKYLAGVSAQYESEVVYHNMKVELEDMGIVFKDTGSALRENEDLFKEYWQSVIPAADNKFAALNTAVWSGGSFIYVPKGIKVESPLQAYFRINSENMGQFERTLIIVDEGASVHYVEGCTAPVYTTNSLHSAVVEIIVKKDAYCRYTTIQNWANNVYNLVTKRAFVDANGTMEWIDGNIGSKLTMKYPAVYLKGEGARGMTLSIAIAGKGQHQDAGAKMIHLAPNTSSSIVSKSISKQGGKVSYRGIVHFGRKADGARSNIECDTLIMDNQSTSDTIPYNEILNDNVSLEHEAKVSKVSEEQLFYLMSRGVSEQEATEMIVMGFIEPFTKELPMEYAVEMNRLIKFEMEGSIG, encoded by the coding sequence ATGGCAAAAAAAATGCCGGAGATCGGTGATTATAAATATGGGTTCCACGATAAAGATGTTTCGGTGTTCCGATCAAAACGTGGACTTACAGAAGAGATAGTTAGAGAAATTTCAAACATCAAGGAAGAACCTGAATGGATGTTGAAATCCCGTCTAAAAGCTCTTAAATTATTCTACTCAATGCCAATGCCACAATGGGGCGGAGATTTGAATTCCTTGAACTTCGATGAAATTACGTATTATGTAAAACCATCTGAAGCGAGCCAAACTTCTTGGGATGAAGTACCAGAAGAAATCAAAGCGACATTCGACAAGCTGGGGATTCCTGAAGCTGAGCAAAAATACCTTGCCGGTGTTTCTGCACAATACGAATCCGAAGTAGTCTATCACAACATGAAAGTGGAATTGGAAGACATGGGTATCGTCTTTAAAGATACCGGTTCTGCACTTCGTGAAAACGAAGACTTGTTCAAGGAATACTGGCAATCAGTTATTCCAGCTGCAGACAACAAGTTCGCAGCTTTGAATACGGCAGTATGGTCAGGCGGATCGTTCATCTATGTCCCGAAAGGCATTAAAGTGGAATCACCGCTTCAAGCTTATTTCCGCATCAACTCGGAAAACATGGGCCAATTCGAGCGTACGTTAATCATTGTTGATGAAGGCGCAAGCGTTCACTATGTAGAAGGCTGTACTGCACCGGTTTACACGACAAATTCCCTGCACTCTGCTGTAGTAGAAATTATCGTGAAAAAAGATGCTTATTGCCGCTATACAACGATTCAAAACTGGGCAAACAACGTCTACAACCTTGTAACGAAACGTGCATTTGTTGATGCCAACGGTACAATGGAATGGATCGACGGCAACATCGGTTCGAAGTTGACTATGAAATATCCAGCTGTTTACTTGAAAGGCGAAGGCGCACGCGGCATGACTTTGTCGATTGCAATCGCCGGTAAAGGACAGCACCAGGATGCTGGAGCGAAAATGATTCACTTGGCTCCAAACACTTCATCTTCAATCGTTTCGAAATCCATTTCGAAACAAGGCGGTAAAGTATCTTACCGCGGCATCGTTCACTTCGGCCGTAAAGCTGATGGCGCTCGTTCAAACATTGAGTGTGATACATTGATTATGGATAATCAGTCAACATCTGATACAATTCCGTACAATGAAATCTTGAACGATAACGTATCTTTGGAGCACGAAGCGAAAGTTTCAAAAGTATCTGAAGAGCAATTGTTCTACTTGATGAGCCGCGGCGTTTCTGAGCAAGAAGCGACAGAAATGATTGTAATGGGCTTTATCGAACCATTCACGAAAGAACTTCCAATGGAATATGCGGTAGAAATGAATCGCTTGATCAAGTTCGAAATGGAAGGCTCTATCGGTTAA
- a CDS encoding cysteine desulfurase, whose amino-acid sequence MINQEIKSYFPILNQEINGHPLVYLDSAATSQKPVQVIEALKNYYEFDNSNVHRGVHTLGNRATEKYEGAREKVQKFINASSTEEVIFVRGTTTAINTVAQSYGRANVDEGDEIVITYMEHHSNIIPWQQLAKERGAILKYIELEEDGTISLEQVRAAITERTKIVSMVYVSNVLGTMNPVKEVAQIAHENGALLVVDGAQAAPHLKIDVQQLDCDFFAFSGHKMVGPTGIGVLYGKKALLNDMEPVEFGGEMIDFVGLYDSTWKELPWKFEGGTPIIAGAVGLGAAIDFLNEIGLNNIEQHEHAMAAYAMDKMSGIEGLEIYGPRDPQKRAGIVTFNLNDVHPHDVATVLDMSGIAVRAGHHCAQPLMKWLNVTATARASFYLYNNESDVDRLVEGLRTAKEYFNNVF is encoded by the coding sequence ATGATCAACCAAGAGATAAAAAGCTATTTTCCAATACTGAACCAAGAAATAAATGGCCATCCACTTGTCTATCTGGACAGTGCCGCCACTTCCCAAAAACCGGTGCAAGTGATTGAAGCGTTGAAAAACTATTATGAGTTCGACAATTCCAATGTTCACCGAGGCGTTCATACGCTCGGCAACCGGGCGACGGAAAAGTATGAAGGCGCACGTGAAAAAGTCCAGAAATTCATCAACGCGAGTTCAACTGAAGAAGTCATTTTTGTCCGCGGTACGACGACTGCCATCAATACCGTAGCGCAAAGCTACGGCCGAGCAAACGTGGATGAAGGCGACGAAATTGTTATCACGTATATGGAGCACCATTCCAATATCATTCCGTGGCAGCAATTAGCTAAAGAACGCGGAGCCATTCTTAAATATATTGAACTTGAAGAAGATGGAACCATTTCGTTGGAGCAGGTACGGGCAGCTATAACTGAACGCACAAAGATCGTTTCCATGGTTTATGTTTCCAACGTGCTTGGCACGATGAACCCGGTAAAAGAAGTTGCACAGATTGCTCATGAAAATGGCGCGCTTCTTGTTGTGGACGGTGCGCAGGCAGCACCTCATTTAAAAATTGATGTTCAGCAGCTTGATTGTGACTTCTTCGCTTTTTCCGGACATAAAATGGTCGGGCCTACAGGAATCGGCGTATTATATGGCAAAAAAGCATTATTGAATGATATGGAACCTGTTGAATTTGGCGGAGAAATGATTGATTTTGTCGGCCTATATGATTCAACATGGAAAGAGCTGCCTTGGAAATTTGAAGGCGGAACTCCAATTATCGCAGGAGCAGTAGGGCTTGGCGCTGCAATCGATTTCCTGAACGAAATTGGATTGAACAATATTGAACAGCATGAACATGCCATGGCTGCTTATGCAATGGATAAAATGAGCGGTATCGAAGGGCTTGAAATCTACGGTCCCCGAGATCCTCAAAAACGCGCCGGCATTGTAACGTTCAATTTGAATGACGTACATCCTCATGACGTTGCAACTGTTCTTGATATGAGTGGCATTGCTGTCCGCGCGGGACACCATTGTGCGCAGCCGCTGATGAAATGGCTTAATGTGACAGCTACAGCACGCGCTAGTTTCTATCTATACAATAACGAATCGGATGTCGATCGTTTAGTAGAAGGGCTGCGTACAGCAAAGGAGTATTTCAATAATGTCTTTTAA
- a CDS encoding Na+/H+ antiporter NhaC family protein, which translates to MENTIFSILPPIIAIVMVLLTRRVLLSLGAGIVAGALILTSFAPLAALQELFNSFAVTFWDEGFNAYNVYIILFLFLLGIITAFVSLSGGSLAFAEWASKRIKSRRGAKMLTVMLGMLIFIDDYFNALAVGQVARPITDRYRVSRAKLAYFIDSTAAPVCVISPVSSWGAAIIGIVATILAGQSYVQMSALQAFIWMAPMNFYVVATLAIVFFIAIRDVDFGAMKKHERLAIETGELYDANKTIPGEMKEEFPVHSHGRVIDLLLPILLLLAGTIGAMLYTGYQNAGQIFDIWLIFENTDVPLSLLIGGLLGAISSVLLYVRQFKQNKSANVTWMAKGISEGIRSMSGAVFILIFAWSLSYLIDALQTGTYLADLVTAWNLPTAVLPVLLYVLAGFMAFSTGTSWGSFGILLPIAGNIMAQAAPELLLPALAAVLAGAVFGDHCSPISDTTILSSTGAGSNHMDHVLTQLPYALTAAAIGAVGYIVIGVTGSLWMALTSVIVILVILFTIWSKQGSVVEKQVNTQ; encoded by the coding sequence ATGGAAAATACAATTTTTTCGATTTTGCCGCCAATCATTGCGATTGTCATGGTGTTGCTGACTCGCCGTGTGCTGTTGTCGCTTGGGGCAGGGATCGTAGCAGGAGCGCTCATCCTGACTTCTTTTGCACCGCTTGCAGCGCTGCAGGAATTATTTAACTCATTTGCCGTCACTTTTTGGGACGAAGGCTTTAATGCTTATAATGTTTATATCATTTTATTTCTCTTCTTATTGGGTATTATTACTGCGTTTGTCAGCTTGTCAGGAGGCAGTTTAGCTTTCGCAGAATGGGCATCCAAGCGCATCAAATCAAGAAGAGGCGCGAAAATGCTTACAGTGATGCTGGGCATGCTCATTTTTATCGATGATTATTTTAACGCTTTGGCCGTTGGGCAAGTTGCGCGCCCTATTACCGACCGTTACCGGGTATCCCGCGCCAAACTGGCATACTTCATCGATTCGACCGCTGCACCGGTTTGTGTAATCTCACCGGTATCCAGTTGGGGAGCTGCCATCATCGGTATTGTAGCGACGATTTTGGCGGGCCAGAGTTATGTGCAAATGTCTGCGCTTCAAGCTTTTATATGGATGGCGCCGATGAATTTTTATGTAGTAGCTACCTTAGCAATCGTCTTTTTTATCGCTATTCGTGATGTGGATTTTGGAGCGATGAAAAAACATGAGAGACTTGCTATTGAAACCGGGGAATTGTATGACGCCAATAAAACAATTCCGGGTGAAATGAAAGAAGAGTTTCCAGTGCATTCTCATGGAAGGGTGATCGATTTACTGCTTCCAATTTTATTGCTGCTGGCAGGAACCATCGGAGCTATGCTTTATACAGGTTACCAGAACGCTGGCCAGATTTTTGATATTTGGCTGATATTCGAGAATACGGATGTGCCGTTGTCATTATTGATAGGCGGATTGCTTGGAGCAATTTCATCTGTTCTGCTGTATGTGAGACAGTTCAAACAAAATAAATCTGCGAATGTTACATGGATGGCAAAAGGAATTTCGGAAGGAATCCGATCGATGTCAGGAGCAGTTTTCATTTTAATATTTGCCTGGTCATTGAGCTATTTAATCGATGCTCTTCAAACAGGTACGTATCTTGCTGACTTGGTAACTGCCTGGAACTTGCCGACTGCGGTATTGCCGGTTTTGTTATATGTATTAGCTGGATTTATGGCTTTCTCAACAGGAACTTCTTGGGGATCGTTTGGGATATTGTTGCCGATTGCAGGAAATATCATGGCCCAAGCGGCACCTGAGCTTTTATTGCCGGCATTGGCTGCAGTTTTAGCAGGTGCAGTATTTGGGGATCATTGCTCTCCAATTTCCGATACAACAATTTTGTCGTCAACAGGAGCAGGAAGCAATCATATGGACCACGTTCTGACCCAATTGCCTTATGCATTGACTGCTGCAGCAATAGGGGCAGTAGGGTATATCGTCATAGGTGTTACGGGATCACTTTGGATGGCGTTAACTTCAGTTATTGTTATTCTAGTGATATTGTTTACAATTTGGTCTAAACAAGGGTCTGTAGTTGAAAAGCAAGTCAATACGCAGTAA
- a CDS encoding DUF72 domain-containing protein → MIYVGLTGWGDHPDVYSPGSKKTEKLIDYSAHFPIVELDSSFYAVQPERNIRKWINETPEGFQFVVKAYQGMTGHQRGENPFASRDEMFEAFRLSIRPMKEAGKLGMVLLQFPPWFDCQRDNVEQIREITARLEEFDLAIEFRHQSWYAPELRDKTIEFLKENNLIHSVCDEPQAGDGSIPLVPISTRRDKVLLRLHGRNVHGWLNTGNAKKWREVRYLYDYNQKELQEISRAVAELEKTTDQVYVIFNNNSGGHAAGDAKEFQQMNDLEFKGLSEKQLDLFEGEF, encoded by the coding sequence ATGATTTATGTAGGGTTGACGGGTTGGGGCGACCATCCGGATGTCTATAGCCCAGGTTCAAAGAAAACAGAAAAGCTGATAGATTATAGCGCGCATTTTCCAATTGTAGAATTGGATTCATCGTTCTATGCAGTCCAGCCGGAACGCAATATCCGCAAATGGATCAATGAAACGCCGGAAGGATTTCAGTTCGTCGTGAAAGCATACCAAGGCATGACCGGCCATCAGCGTGGAGAAAACCCATTTGCAAGCCGGGATGAAATGTTCGAAGCGTTTCGCTTATCGATTCGGCCGATGAAAGAAGCAGGGAAACTGGGGATGGTGCTGCTTCAATTTCCGCCTTGGTTTGATTGCCAGCGGGATAATGTTGAGCAAATCCGGGAAATTACTGCGCGTCTTGAAGAGTTCGATTTGGCGATTGAGTTTCGCCATCAATCTTGGTACGCGCCGGAATTGCGGGATAAAACAATAGAATTTTTAAAAGAAAACAACTTGATCCATTCAGTTTGTGATGAACCGCAGGCAGGGGATGGTTCTATTCCTCTGGTGCCTATTTCTACCCGCAGAGACAAAGTGCTGCTGCGCCTGCACGGCCGCAATGTACATGGCTGGCTGAACACCGGCAATGCCAAGAAATGGCGGGAAGTCCGCTATTTATACGATTACAACCAAAAAGAACTGCAGGAAATCAGTCGCGCGGTAGCGGAATTGGAAAAAACAACGGATCAGGTTTATGTGATTTTTAATAATAATTCCGGGGGCCATGCCGCAGGAGACGCAAAAGAGTTTCAGCAGATGAATGATTTAGAATTTAAAGGCTTAAGCGAAAAACAATTAGACTTATTTGAAGGTGAATTTTGA
- a CDS encoding DNA alkylation repair protein, with the protein MKKEWDHQGIIEKFEANRNEELAVPMAAYMRNQFPFLGIKTPLRNALLKEQFLEYQLPAPERLAEEVLKIYDLPEREYQYAAIALLEKMKKHLSVDELPFLRQLIESKSWWDSVDSIAPRIVGHVIQIDCAAGTPIMFEWTEAGNIWTNRAAILHQLKFKHQTDTAVLSRIILQHAGSSEFFIQKSIGWALREYAKTDADWVRSFVSAHRLMPLSKREALKNINDIKKPDASPGFSGCREIHMFFFHFAPGRTLSVGCVLSLLARWQKPCAPASLR; encoded by the coding sequence TTGAAAAAAGAATGGGACCACCAAGGAATTATTGAGAAATTTGAAGCCAATCGCAATGAGGAACTGGCTGTACCGATGGCAGCCTATATGAGAAACCAATTCCCTTTTTTGGGCATTAAAACACCTCTGCGTAATGCGTTGCTGAAAGAGCAGTTTTTGGAATACCAATTGCCGGCACCGGAACGATTGGCTGAAGAAGTTTTGAAAATCTATGATCTGCCGGAACGGGAATACCAGTATGCTGCCATCGCTTTGCTTGAAAAAATGAAAAAGCACTTATCGGTTGATGAATTGCCTTTTCTGCGTCAATTAATTGAAAGCAAGTCCTGGTGGGACAGTGTCGATTCTATAGCTCCCCGGATTGTCGGGCATGTGATACAAATAGATTGTGCTGCCGGAACCCCTATCATGTTTGAATGGACTGAAGCCGGCAATATTTGGACAAACCGTGCCGCTATCCTCCATCAATTGAAGTTCAAACATCAGACAGACACTGCAGTGCTTAGCCGCATTATATTGCAGCATGCCGGTTCTTCTGAGTTCTTCATCCAAAAATCCATCGGCTGGGCGCTGCGCGAATATGCAAAAACCGATGCCGACTGGGTCCGTTCATTCGTATCGGCTCATCGCTTGATGCCCCTCAGCAAACGGGAAGCGCTGAAGAATATAAATGACATAAAAAAGCCCGACGCATCGCCGGGCTTTTCAGGCTGCCGAGAAATTCATATGTTCTTCTTTCATTTCGCTCCAGGACGGACGCTTTCCGTGGGGTGCGTCCTAAGCCTCCTCGCTCGCTGGCAAAAACCTTGTGCTCCTGCATCGCTTCGCTAG